TAAAGATTGCTGTAGGTAAAACGGCAATTAATTTTAAACTCACCGATACATGCGGACTTACACCCCAAATTAATCATGAAGAAACGATAAGAAAGGGCATGGCTCAGACCATTGGTTTTATGAGAAGTGCTGATTTCATCTTACATATTGTTGATTTATCTATAATTACAGACGAATATATGAATAACGTTAACAATATTGACCGGGATCTATATTGTTACGGAGTTTCTCGCCATAATTACTTACTACTGGCCAACAAATTTGACATACAATCAGCAAGAAATAACGTATCGCGTCTTACAACAGCATTTCCACAAGCAAATATTATTCCCATATCAGCTCTGCAAAATCAAGGTTTTAAAGAGGTGAAAGCTTATGTTGCCCGCAATATTTGAATTTTCGGCTACAACTTTATCAGTTTTCTTTTGTGCAATTGCTATAAAGCTTGCGGACGATTACCTTGATCGCGATCTCGATACTCTCACTGGACGTAAGAATTGGGCCCATTTTTTAGAGAATGGAACCATGTTTTATGCAATGTTAATGCTGATTATCGCTTCCGGGCTTAACCCGTTAATCAGCATGCCCTTATTTCTCAGCAGCTATATCATTGGCATGTTTAACGATTTAAAACAAGTATTCCCTAGTAAATTATCGGGATGGCAAGAATCACTGCTCATTTTAATCATTGGAATTATCATATTCAAATGGGAACATATGCTGTTTTCCTTACTATTTATAATTGCCGTTCAACTAATTGACGACTGCATTGATTATAAGATAGACACAATGGCTGGTCACCGCAATTTTGCTCACAAGTTTGGAATAATAGAAAGTCTTTTAATTGCTGGTTTAGCAATACTTTCTGCCGCATGGCTAAATGAAAGAATCTTTGCACCCGTTCTCTGTGGAACAATCTTGTTTTATCTTGGATTGTTTTACAAGGAGGCAACAAGATGATTATCTCGGGCTTATGCTTAGTTATTGGCCTACTAATAGGTTATGTGTATGGTAAACATACAGGCTTATTAATTGGGCGAACAGAGGGTAACGCTGAAATGTCATTACTACTTCGGCAGCAATCTTTGGAGCATGGCTACTGCGTGCTCTGTGCCACATCAGCATGTATAAACAAAGAAATCTCTAGTCATAATAGGCTAGAGGGGGAATAGTGGTGGAAAATTCCAGAATAGAGCGCAAACAGAAATCATTTCAGTTGCTTTATAAAAAAGGAGCCTCGATTTTAATAGGTGTAGTTTTGTTTGGCAGTCTACTAATGACTTGGTATTTAAATTATAAATTGACTTTTACTATTCTAGCCGTTATTATTTTTTTTGGTATACTTTGCATTAAACCAAGTCTATATAAGAACTACTTGCCCGGCTTAAATTCTTCTAATCTTGCAGTTCGCTTCTTATCGTCTATTTTATATGTACTAATCGTAATTGCAATAGTAAGTCAAGTAGGATTGATTGTGAACTAAAAATGCTAACTAATGAGGCTAAAAAAGCCTCTATTTTTAATTAAATTATCATAACTAAAGGAATCCTATAGCCCAATCACCAAATAATGATAAAAAGGAGTGATCGCAAGTGATGATTTATGGGGAAGTTAGTGGCATCCGAAAAAGTTTACTTGAGAAGATTGAAAAACTCTATGACTTTAGCCTTCCAATAGGACAAGTATTCAGTGAAGAGCTAGCTACTGCTATGTTAGAATTCAGTTTAATAATAAATCGTGAAATTGCAGTTTATCTTAATCGGCGTGGCAAGGTTACTCATGTAGCTATAGGCGACATCAGGACGGTAAACTTACCTTCACTTGATAGCCGGAGGTCAGAGAACCGTCTCAGTGGAATTCGGTGCATCCATACACATCCAGGCGGAGATAGCCGTTTAAGCAGTGTCGATCTCTCCGCCCTAAGAACCATGCGATTTGATCTTATGGCTGCAATAAGCACTACATCGACCGATGAACCTCAAGTCAGCTTTGGTTTTATTAGTGATATTGCAATTGAAAACCAATCACTTTTAACACAAACAGTAGGCCCATTAACACTCATAGAGTTTATCAATTTAGATTTTAGCTATTTAACAAGCCAGATTGATCGATTGTTGGAAAACTCGAGTAAGTCAAAAAGTTTAGAAGAAACAGAGCGAGCTATTTTAGTTGGCTTAGAACAAGCTGGAAAGTGGGATATTACTGATTCACTTGATGAATTAGGCCAGTTAGCCGAAACTGCTGGAGCTGAAGTGGTGGCTAGAATATGGCAAAAGAAAGATCGCCCTGACGCAGCATTATTCATAGGGAAAGGCAAAGTTCAAGAAATATCACTGCTTAGACAAGAACACCAAGCAAACGTGATTATTTTTGATGATGAGCTTTCACCTTCTCAACAGCGTAACTTAGAACAAACGCTTGGTGTGAAGATTATTGACCGAACTTCACTGATCTTAGATATCTTTGCTCAAAGAGCAAAGTCTCATGAAGGTAAGCTTCAAGTCGAACTTGCTCAACTTCGCTACAACTTACCGCGTATAGGAGGCCAGGGATTAATTTTATCACGCTTAGGTGGAGGCATAGGCACACGCGGTCCTGGTGAAACCAAGCTCGAAGTTGATAAAAGACGTATTCGGGCAAGAATCAGTGATATTGATGATCAAATTGACAACATCAAAAAACATCGACAGCTTCATCGCGAAAACAGAGTCGCTGCCAAAATTCCGACCATTGCATTAGTGGGTTACACAAACGCTGGTAAATCAACTTTATTGAACAAGCTGACTGCTGCCGATGTACTTGCAGAAGATAAATTATTCGCTACGCTAGATCCTACCACTCGGCGCACAACACTGCCTAATGGTCTTGAAATATTACTAACAGATACTGTTGGTTTTATTCAGAAATTACCCCATCAGCTAATTTCTGCCTTCCGCGCGACATTAGAAGAAGTCGTGCATTCAGATGTACTGCTTCATGTGGTCGATGCAAGCCATCCAAACTACCAACAGCAAATGGATGCAGTTTTTAATGTTTTACGTGAGTTGAAAACAGATACAAAGCCTACGCTTTTAGTTTATAACAAATATGACAAATTAGATAACAGCCAATTACCTCGTTTGTTACGTGATCAAAATAGTATTGCCATTTCGGCTATTGAAGGTACTGGAATTGACAAGCTATTACAAATGATTGAAGGCCATTTAGAGCAGCAAACCGTTGACATGGAATTGCTTATCCCATATAATGACAGCGGCGCTTTGTCACGTCTGTACAATATAGCCACTATCAATTATAAAGATTACCGTGATGATGGTACATATTTAAAAGTATCAATACCTACAGACATGAAAAAGCATTACCTTGATTATCTAACAGGAGTTGAAGATTAATGTACCCGTTCTCTGAAACGATTCTTGAGACACGTGATAAGGCATTGCAAAAAGCTCGTGAAATGTTTCAAGAAATCGACGAGATTTCTGAAAGAAATACACTTAAAGTTTTGGAGTGCTTCCGTAAGCACCAGGTGTCTGATTATCATTTCCGCACTACTTCGGGCTATGCTTATAACGATGCTGGCAGAGAAAAGCTTGAAGCTGTCTGGGCAGATATATGTGGTACAGAAAAAGCGCTTGTTCGCACACAATTTGTTTCTGGCACACATGCCCTTGCTACCGTACTTTTTGGGATTCTAAGACCTGGCGACGAATTGCTGTCTATCACAGGTGCCCCCTATGACACGATGCAGTCAGTAATAGGGTATGCTCACGAATCCATTGGATCGCTAAAAGAATTCGGGATCACTTATTCGGAATTGCCAATGCTTAATAATACTATCGATTGGACTAGCATAAAAACAGCAATAAAGCCGACCACAAAAATGGTTTTGATTCAGCGTTCACGTGGCTATAGCATGCGCTCACCACTCACAATTGCTGAAATTAGTAAAGCTTGCTCCGAAATAAAGCAGATTAAACCTGACTGCATCTGCTTTGTTGATAATTGTTATGGTGAGTTTGTCGATATCCAAGAACCAACTGCTGCTGGTGCTGATATTATAGCTGGCTCTTTGATAAAAAACCCAGGTGGAGGTATTGCTCCTACAGGCGGATATATTGCTGGTAAAGCGCCACTGGTAGACCTGGCAGCTTACCGATTAACAGCTCCAGGTATAGGAAGTGAGGTAGGAGCCTCACTTGTTGATAATCGCTTATTATATCAAGGATTATTCATGGCACCTCACATTACAGCTCAAGCTCTCAAGGGAGCTATATTCTCGGCAGCTTTTTTTTCTTTGCTTGGCTACAATACACTTCCCGCCGTTCAAGATAAACGTAGTGATATTATTCAAGCAATCGAATTAGGAACCGCTGAAAAAATGATTGCATTCTGCCAAGGATTGCAAAAATATTCCCCCGTGGACGCTCACGTACGTCCAGAGCCTAGCTATATGCCAGGCTATAGCGATCCAGTTATCATGGCAGGAGGAACATTTGTACAAGGTTCGTCAATCGAATTAAGCGCAGATGGTCCATTACGGCATCCTTATTCAGTTTATCTCCAAGGTGGACTTACTTTTGAACACTCTGTCATTGCAATTATGGGTGCCGCTCAGGAAATTGAAGTATCTAATAAGAAAAATTAAGAAAAATAGTGATATTTGCCAAATCAACAAGGAAAACATTAAATAGTGTCGAATAGTGAAGGTGTTATAAAATAAAGTAATGGTGGTGCAAGTGGAATATTTTGTTATTTGTTTTTTAACTATATCGGGAAGCACGTTTATTCTATACAAACTTGCCAATGTATTAGGGCTAAGTTTACATTATAAGCCACTTATTTTGTGTGCGATTTGTGCTATAGTGATCAGCGTTGCCTTACCGTTATTATTTGCTAACTATTCTGGCTTAAATATGACTGTGTTTTTTTTATTTGCTTCATCTTTTCTTTTTGCTTATTTCATATCACGTTTTAATGAATTGCAATCATTTAATAAATCCAACCAAATAAAGCCACCAGAAATATTAGCAAATTCACTGGTTATAGGTCTTGAAACCGCAGAAAACTATAGTCTTATAGAACAAGCTGATACTATAGAACAAGCTGATACTATAGAACAAGCTGATACTATAGAACAAGCTGATACTATAGAACAAGCTGATACTATAGAACAAGCTGATACTATAGAACAAGCTGATACTATAGAACAAGCTGATACTATAGAACAAGCTGATACTATAGAACAAGCTGATACTATAGAACAAGCTGATACTATAGAACAAGCTGATAATACCATAGAGAAAGCCGCGATTAATACAAGTCAATCTGTTACAAAGGAAAATATAATGCAATTGAAACAAGCTGATGACCGAATTATATCAGTAAATATCCAACCTCAAGATATTGCAACTTATGATACTCCTTTTGAATCACTCGATAGTTTATTGGATTGTGCCTATATGCAAAAAGAGCAGCAGAATTTTACTCAAGCACTGAATACACTGCGACGTGCCTTAGAGCTATATTCAGATAATGATTATGCGCCTTTTATCATAATAGAAATTAGCAACATCTTAAAAAACAAAGGTGCGTATGATGAGGCAATTCGTATTTATGCCCACGGACATAGCCTAACCGTTGTTCAAAAAGACAATCAATTGCGACAAGAGTTTGTAAATACAATTGCTTACTTTCGAATACTAAAGAATATATTACTTAGCCATGGCATTGGACTTATACCATTTGAGCAAATCCCACTATCAATTCGTGAAGAAATCGATAACGAGTTTCTAGATTGGCGTTTAGCTACGAAATGACTAATTAGGAGGATAAATAATGAAAAAAAGCGTAGAAATTCTCGGTCTACCGATCATTAGTTTAAGTGAAGGTAGAGAACTTGGAAACAGCAGATTCTTAGTAATCAACCCTGATCAAGGAGTTGTAGCAGCTTTAGTTGTTGAAGATGAAAAATGGTATAAGGGTCCCAAATTACTTCCATTCTCAGCAGTTACTGCAATAGGTGAATATGCGATAACCATCAATAGTAGTTCCGATATACTGCCGATTGCAGAAGCCAGTGACTTGGAGAAACTTTTGGACACTAATATTAAAGTAATTGGTACAAAAGTAATAACAAAATCCGGTAGAATCCAAGGAAAGATTACTGAAATTATCATTGATGATGCGGGACTGATTTCTCTCTGCGAGTTAGAGGATGCAACTGGTGCAACCATTGAAATACCTGCTTCAAGCGTCTTTACTTATGGTAAAGATGTTACTATTATTGCTGACAATGGTGAGAAAATCGATATCAAACTTCCAAAGGCTTCTGAGCCTAAAGTAGAAATTCCTGCTCAACCGGTAATACCAGTAACACCAGCAGCGCCACCCGCTGTACCACAAGAACCGACTCCAGTTCCAGTAGCTCAGCCAACAGCGAATGAAAAGCCTGAAGCTAATGAAGAATCCTCAAAAAAGTTTGATGATAGACATCGCAAATATTTGCTGGGAAAAAAAGCCAGCCGTCGCATTGAAACTGAGAATGGAGTTGTTATTGTAGATCAAGGAGCAGAAATTACTGAAGAAGTACTACAAAAAGCTAAATTAGCTGGCAAATTTGTAGAACTATCAATGAATATACAATGATTAATAGTCCCCGCTTTAGGCGGGGACTTACGTATATATTGCTCCATAAGCTAATAATTGTTTAGTTCCATAATTGGTCTCATTTTTATTAGTTAAGAGAGGATGCCTGCCGTGAAAACCGTAATACCAAAACGTACAACTAACTTAATAGCTTTTTCTATTATAATTATATTATTCAGTTGCATTGGAATTATTAGTGCTAACTTTGCGTTTATGGTTACCGATAAAATATACCAAGGTGTTTTTATTGGTGGTTTATCTGCTGGTGGATTATCGGTTGATGAAGCGAAAGAAAAAGTAACCACGACCTACCAAACTAAATTAAAAGACAAGCCTGTTCTCACAATTAAATACAACGGTATATCCTGGACTATCTGGCCGGAAGAAATTGATCTTGTACTTGATCCGTCTAGAACTGCTCTACAGGCATATGAAGTTGGACGTTCCGGGGCGTTAATTGAAAGGCTCCAGGAAAGATATCATTCCATTAACAGTGGGGTAAGCGTACCTTTTAGCGTCAATTACAATCAGGAAAAATTGACAAATCTGATCCAAAATATTGTGCAATCAATTAATAAAGAACCACAAAATGCAACAATATTAATTAATGGTTCATCTATTCAGATTATTCCAGAAACAAAAGGTCTTGCTGTAGATTTTACAGAGCTTCTCTTGTTGTGTGATAATAAAATTCACACAACAATACCTGACACGATTAATCTAGCTGTAGAAATTAAAGAACCAACAATTACGCAGCAAGATCTTCAGCATATCGATAGTATTATTTCTGTTTTCACTACCGAGTTCGATCCTAATAATGCGAATCGATCCCAAAATATTTATTTAGCAGCCAAAAGTCTTTCAGGATTTTTAGTGAAAAACAATGAAATCATATCATTTAATAAATTAGTTGGACCTCGAATAGAAGAGTATGGATTTAAGGAAGCACCAGTATTTATCGAAGGAAAAATTGTTCCAGATTGGGGAGGAGGTGTCTGTCAAGTAAGCAGCACTCTCTATAATGCAATTCTGCTTGCTGATTTAGAGGTTGAGGAAAGAACACCACATTTTCGTCCGCCTGCCTACGTACCTTTAGGCCGAGATGCTACAGTTGCAGATAATCTATTAGATTTTAAATTTAAGAATACTTTACCTAATCCCATTTTTATTACAGCCAAAATAGACGGATCCCAATTGACGATTTATGTATTAGGAAAGCATGACTCTAATGCGCCAGAAATTCAAATTGTAACCACTGATAGTAAAGTGATCGAGCCTAATACAATTATTAAACAAGACCCAAGTCTTGATTTAGGTAAAAGAGTTGTTGAAATCATTGGTCAAAAAGGAATTGAAATTACGACTCACCGTGTCAGAATGATCAACAATACAGAAATAAATCGTGAGTTTCTTGCCTTTGATGAATACAAACCTGAAGACCGAGTTGTTCGAGTAGGTACTAAAATTCCGGCTAATGGCAAATAATCATATAAACCTAAAATAAACCAACTGGCCGTGAATAGGCCAGTTGGTTTATTTTAGGTTTATATGCGGCGAAAAACTCCAATTACTTTACCGAGTATGGAAATATTTTTGGCAAATATCGGTTCCATTTGATCATTTTCAGGCTGCAAGCGTATTTGATCTTTTTCTTTAAAGAAACGTTTCACGGTAGCTTCCTCGTCGTTAAGCAAAGCAACAATGATATCATTGTTGTATGCTGTTGGCTGTTCACGAACTATAACATAGTCACCATCAAAAATCCCTGCATTAATCATACTATCCCCTTGGACAGAAAGCATAAAAATACTTTCAGCATTACCTACTAATTCAGTTGGAAAGGGATATACTTCTTCAACGTTTTCTACCGCCAAAATTGGCTGACCAGCTGTAACGCGACCAACTAGCGGAACTGCCGTTAATTCTTTTTGTCTCCATGGTGCCTCATCTAGAATTTCTATAGCTCTAGGCTTATCCGGATCACGTCTAATAAAACCCAATTCTTCAAGTTTCGATAAATGACTATGTACAGTAGAGCTCGAACTTAGTCCAACCGCTTCACCAATTTCACGCACAGAAGGAGGATATCCTTTAAGTCGTAGAGTGTCTTTAATGTAAGCAAGAATTTGCTTTTGTCTATTATTAAGTAACGAGTCCTTATGCACAGTCTCAGCTCCTAAGCGAATTATTACAATGATTAAATACATTATAGCAATAATTAGTAAATCTTGCAAACACTCGTTCGTCGGTCAAAATCCTAAAACATCTTATTTAGTGCATTGTTTTTAAATAAATTGCCTTGTTCGATATATCTACGTACCATCTTTTCAGATTTGTGACGCGTCTGCTGCATAATCGTACGTTCATCAACATCGTGCTGGGCGGCACTTGTTGCAAAACCACGCCTTAAACTGTGTCCAGCAAAATCTTCAGCCTTTAAACCTGCCATGGCTGCATATTTTTTAACAATTATTGCGACAGACTTATCACTTAAGCGCCGATCACGTACTTGCTTGTATTTATTTAAAGGGCGAAAGAGGGCACCTTGATTAAGAACAGCATGATCGATCCAATGCTTTAGCGCAACAACAGCACAGACCGTTGGATCAGAATTATAAGGGATAGCGACATATTCACCTTGACCTTCTTGATCCCCTTTAGAATGATGTACCAAAATAATGACTCCATCGCGAGTAAAGGAAAGATCTTCAATATCAATTTTTACAAGTTCTGATCGGCGGAACGCCCCCATAAAGCCAGTTAGCATGAGCGCTTTGTCTCGAATACCAGCAATATCAGAAGTATCAAAATAGGGAGAAAGATCCTGTAAATCTTCGAATAGAAGAGGGGACTTACCACGCTGAATAGTGCCTTTCTCACGCTTTATGGCGTCTAATGCATTTCGAACAAGCCCACCACGACAGGGATTATCATCTTCATAACCACCAGCTTTATGATTCTCAGAGATAGCACTAATTCGCCGTGAAACAGTGTTGGCTTTAGCGTTATCAGCCAAATCATTAATATAATTCACAATTGTTTCTGGTTCGGCCGGTAATGCCTGAAATCCAAGATGAGTACACCAATCATAAAAATCGAGCCAATCCGCTTCATAAGCCCGTAGTGTATTTTCAGCCTTAGATTTACGCATGCGTTTTTTACTTTTTTCAGAAAGTTTTTTATTGTTTTCAATAAAGTTGCTTTTGCGCAAAACAAAATCTTTATTATCCATAGTCTGATAAAACACCTCGCGTAACTGAATCATATTAAATGATTGCGTTTTAAGCCCTTAACTTCCGATAACTATAAATTATCGGAAGTAATGAAAAGTGAAATTTATTAATTAAATTCATTAACAATCATTGTTACTTTTCAATGCGCCGCGCGCAAGTTTATCGGCAAGCTCATTTCCCTCAATTCCTGTATGACCGGAAACCTTATTAAATTTGACTTTATGTAAATATTTACTTGCAAACTGTGCGTAGGCCTTGGTAAATTGATTATTTGTCTTCCATTTACCAGTTGCCCATTCAGAGATTCCAATATAATCATGATGAATAATAACGTAATCAACATCTTGTTCATCAGACCACTGCATTGCTTGAACAGCTGCTTCCAACTCACCAGCTACATTGTGAATGGCTGCGGCTTCAGTATCTTTTCCTAAACCACTGCCGGTATGAATAATTTGAGTTCCATCATAAACAACAAAAGCCCAGCTGTATTGCTTATTTACATAGCTTCCATCTACATAAATATCATAATAACGTCCTGGATATGTCGGGTCTGTATCATCAGTAGCACTTGAGCCAGAAAGCAACGCTCCTGACACATATTCCTGCACCTCTTGAAGAGAGGCAAATCCTTTATATAAAGCTCCAGGATATCCAATTACCTGCTTTTTGCATTCATCCCAAGTTTGATACACACCCGGAACTCGTCCGACTTTTACACCATAATATTTCTTTTTTATTACCATAGATCGATATATCCTCCTATTGCTTACATTGTCTCATATATTTCGACAGTAGTGAGCGTTTTATCCTTTAATGCAAATAACTATCATCAATCTTTCTTAACTTAGTATAAAATTTGACAAAAAACATAAATTAAGGACATATTAACTACGGAGGTGATAGTATGGGAAATTACAATCTCACTCAAAAGGAAAAATCATTTTTAGAAGATGCTTTGGAGATGGAAAATCTTTGCGTTACAAAATATAACGTATATGCAGACCAATGCCAGGATGCCGACTTAAAAAATATTATGTTCAACATTTCCAAAAATAAGCGCCAGCATATTAATAGAATCAAACAATTACTTGGAGACACAACTTCTTCTTATCATTAATTAATGATATTCTAAAAATTCACAGAAAATAAAACGAGGTGATCAAATGAAACCTACTAATCGTTATCCAAGAACCAGCAGCCAAAATCGATTGTCTGATCGTGATATGCTGTTTGATTTACTTAGTACTGAGAAACATATGTCACATATGTATGATCATGGTATCATGGAGTCGTCAAATACTGACGTCCGTTATACTTTTGAAGAGTTGCAACACGACGAGCATGAAAACGCCCAGGTTATTTTTAATGCAATGCAAGAACGCGGCTGGTACAATACTAATAAAAGAAGTAGAACACCTGATTCAAATTACTTACAAGTGGGGCGCTCTGGCCGATCTATAGCGAATAGTGAATATGCTGTTACTAGTGGATCGCAAAAATTCGGTTCTAGACTTAATAATAATATAAAGTATCGAAATAACGAAGGCCGTCGGGTTACTAATAATTCTTTTATATGACTTAATAAACTATTAACAAAAAGATGAATGATAAGGGGCATCGTCCCTTTCATTCATCTTTTTGTTAATATTAAAAAGAAACATTTAGAGCATCAAGAACATTGTGAATCCGGTTAAACATTGTAGCTTGTTCCGAACCTGCAAATAAAAGGCCCAATGCATAGTTATCCTCGGTTAAAATAATTGAGCCACTGTCCCCTGGCATACTCATCGGCCCAGCAAGAATCTGATCAGCAAATATTGCAGACTCTCGCTTACTGATATCTATTTTCATAGATACTCCGGTAGCCAATACAATACTATGAGTCACTCCAGAACTTCTGCCGCTTTTTTTTACTAACATACCGACATTTGCTTCTTTTATGCCGGCTATTGAACCAACTTCGAAAACTTCTGGAGTGATATTGGCTTCACTTTCAGGAACTGCAACAGCACAATCCACTAAGTTTATTTTTTCATTATTCCTAAGAACCTGTACCTGATACTGTGGTTTAAAGGTACTGATTATTTTATTTAGGATATCTTCAAATAAATTGGCTATTCGACATTCGGATCGATTCAGTTCATGATAGATGGGAATAAATTTCTTTAGCGAACCTATGTGATTATCGCCTTTTCCTATATTATCGAACGCCCCAGGCTGTAAAATTGCATCACCGATACAAGATCGCTCATCATTACCATTGGTCAAATTAGCAAGAACATGATTATTGGACAGAATTAAAGCTTCCCCGGTATTACGATCATGTACGACTGCACCGAAGGTTCCAGCTGATACTTTATAATGCCCAATGCTCACCCCCGGTTGTGCCGGCCGCAATATATTTTTACGATCAGAGTGAAAGGTGATATCACCTATTTCAATGACATCGGTCAGCATACCATCTATTTTAGGTGGTACAATGGCATTACGCCGGAGTTCATTTTTGCGGATTTTCTTCCTCACCAGTATAATAACAGCTTCCTGCTTTGTGTCCTCACCTCGAACCCACTTATTACCCTGACCTAAACCAACAACATTTTCCATGTCACAAAAATCATAAAACAGTGGATGCAGCTTGCTTTTGCTCATATATATATACCCCCAAGTACAGTCCTACTCATTCAAGAACATGGCATTATAGTTAGTTCCTGAATAAGTCTATACGGAGTTCATTTAAACGGAGTCAAATCCGCCTAAAATTACATCTCCCTTCATGATATGAGGATGTATATATAATCGTAACTATTACTTGCCAACCAATTTTTTTATTTCACTCAGCTTTTCTTTAGTCGCTTGTTCACCACGGCTAATCGATAGTGAAACATTATTAATATCTTTAAAATTGATGTCAAAGATAGATGGCCGGATGATGATGTCAGCATGTTGCTCTGATTTTAACAACGTAACCTCACGATTCATGATATCAATGCATTGGATGAGAATTTCCCCTACTGAGTGGATATCATAATTGGGTTGACCAGAATAACCGAGATCAACAGCAATAATGACATCAGCACCCATATGATCTAAAATATCTGTAGGTAAATTGTTCTTCACAGCTCCATCAACTAACGTCATTCCTCGATACTTTTTCGGAAAAAACACTCCAGGTATTGATATACTCGCTCTAACCGCATCAGTAATTAAAGCATTATGGTAATATCGTGCGTTTAGAATGCCTCTATTTCCTGGTAACGGAGTTGTAAAAAAGACAGTATCCGCAGAATTAATATCGACTGCTGTAATAGCTAGAGGAATAATTGTTTCGCGCATAGTTCGCTCCTGCCACAGACTACTCAGATAGCGTTCAATTTTATCTCCTTTTACGAGTCCATTAGGTAAGACTGACCAAAATCGAGACATTCCGCTTAATAACCATTTCATTCCGTGTTTAAAGAGATCTGACACTGTCATTTTTAAATCAACTAATTCTGAAGTCTTAATCTTCTTAGCAATGAGTTCCATTTGTTGAGGAGTAAATCCACAGGCATATAAGGCCGCAACAATAGCCCCAGCACTGGTACCTGATATATAGTCAATCGGTATACCGTTAGCTATTAAGCATTTTAGCACTCCGATATGAGTTAGACCACGAATTCCCCCGCCACTGAGTGCTACTCCGACTTTCGGCCTTTTTAAGCCCCAGGGTTTATCATTTATTCTAGTTAACACTCTTATCACCCCACATGCCCTCTATAATATGCTATGAGCTGACAAGTATATGCGGTGCATTCCTGATGCAATTAATAATCATTTTACTGAACTTAAAAATAAAAAACTGTTGAAAGCAACCTGGGCGGTGACTTTCAACAGTTTTTTATTCTTTTTGGGCTAAGATAATCATTCGCGGTGTTTCCATTCCATAAGGGCGTTCATCAAAGCCACCATACGTTGCAAGGACTTTTAGACCACAGTGATTAAGATTTGACATCATTTCAGCTAACGAATAAGCCCTGAGAGCGAATTCATATTGCTTCTTCTCCCCAGTAACTTG
This portion of the Sporomusaceae bacterium FL31 genome encodes:
- the hflX gene encoding GTPase HflX, which translates into the protein MIYGEVSGIRKSLLEKIEKLYDFSLPIGQVFSEELATAMLEFSLIINREIAVYLNRRGKVTHVAIGDIRTVNLPSLDSRRSENRLSGIRCIHTHPGGDSRLSSVDLSALRTMRFDLMAAISTTSTDEPQVSFGFISDIAIENQSLLTQTVGPLTLIEFINLDFSYLTSQIDRLLENSSKSKSLEETERAILVGLEQAGKWDITDSLDELGQLAETAGAEVVARIWQKKDRPDAALFIGKGKVQEISLLRQEHQANVIIFDDELSPSQQRNLEQTLGVKIIDRTSLILDIFAQRAKSHEGKLQVELAQLRYNLPRIGGQGLILSRLGGGIGTRGPGETKLEVDKRRIRARISDIDDQIDNIKKHRQLHRENRVAAKIPTIALVGYTNAGKSTLLNKLTAADVLAEDKLFATLDPTTRRTTLPNGLEILLTDTVGFIQKLPHQLISAFRATLEEVVHSDVLLHVVDASHPNYQQQMDAVFNVLRELKTDTKPTLLVYNKYDKLDNSQLPRLLRDQNSIAISAIEGTGIDKLLQMIEGHLEQQTVDMELLIPYNDSGALSRLYNIATINYKDYRDDGTYLKVSIPTDMKKHYLDYLTGVED
- the der_2 gene encoding GTPase Der, which produces MREFIVVGLPNSGKTMFTLNFAGFVGTKNVDITFRTYDGLITCRHLTVEEARRELCSASMHKTRSLQSVILKIAVGKTAINFKLTDTCGLTPQINHEETIRKGMAQTIGFMRSADFILHIVDLSIITDEYMNNVNNIDRDLYCYGVSRHNYLLLANKFDIQSARNNVSRLTTAFPQANIIPISALQNQGFKEVKAYVARNI
- the lexA gene encoding LexA repressor, coding for MHKDSLLNNRQKQILAYIKDTLRLKGYPPSVREIGEAVGLSSSSTVHSHLSKLEELGFIRRDPDKPRAIEILDEAPWRQKELTAVPLVGRVTAGQPILAVENVEEVYPFPTELVGNAESIFMLSVQGDSMINAGIFDGDYVIVREQPTAYNNDIIVALLNDEEATVKRFFKEKDQIRLQPENDQMEPIFAKNISILGKVIGVFRRI
- a CDS encoding hydrolase produces the protein MKTVIPKRTTNLIAFSIIIILFSCIGIISANFAFMVTDKIYQGVFIGGLSAGGLSVDEAKEKVTTTYQTKLKDKPVLTIKYNGISWTIWPEEIDLVLDPSRTALQAYEVGRSGALIERLQERYHSINSGVSVPFSVNYNQEKLTNLIQNIVQSINKEPQNATILINGSSIQIIPETKGLAVDFTELLLLCDNKIHTTIPDTINLAVEIKEPTITQQDLQHIDSIISVFTTEFDPNNANRSQNIYLAAKSLSGFLVKNNEIISFNKLVGPRIEEYGFKEAPVFIEGKIVPDWGGGVCQVSSTLYNAILLADLEVEERTPHFRPPAYVPLGRDATVADNLLDFKFKNTLPNPIFITAKIDGSQLTIYVLGKHDSNAPEIQIVTTDSKVIEPNTIIKQDPSLDLGKRVVEIIGQKGIEITTHRVRMINNTEINREFLAFDEYKPEDRVVRVGTKIPANGK
- the pls gene encoding surface protein — its product is MEYFVICFLTISGSTFILYKLANVLGLSLHYKPLILCAICAIVISVALPLLFANYSGLNMTVFFLFASSFLFAYFISRFNELQSFNKSNQIKPPEILANSLVIGLETAENYSLIEQADTIEQADTIEQADTIEQADTIEQADTIEQADTIEQADTIEQADTIEQADTIEQADTIEQADTIEQADNTIEKAAINTSQSVTKENIMQLKQADDRIISVNIQPQDIATYDTPFESLDSLLDCAYMQKEQQNFTQALNTLRRALELYSDNDYAPFIIIEISNILKNKGAYDEAIRIYAHGHSLTVVQKDNQLRQEFVNTIAYFRILKNILLSHGIGLIPFEQIPLSIREEIDNEFLDWRLATK